The window AATTGGTGCAGAGATACAGATGATCGTAAATTTACAACTGCATACATATTTATGTTATAATGAGCACCAATCTCATGGTGTTCAAAGAATGAAGCGGTAGTTTCACTCTTGTCTTGTGAGGCTGAGTATATTGCCGCTTTGTTATGTGCATGCCAAGCCCTATGGCTAATGAATCTATTGGAAGAGCATGGATCAATAGGCATGAGGTTGTCACACTCTTGGTTGATAATTTTTCATCCATTAATCTTGTTAAGAACCGAATTGCACATGAGAGGAGCATGCACATTGAGATAAGGTTATTACTTGAGGGAGCTTGTTGATGAAGACAAGTTATGATTGAGATATTGTAGAAGTGAGGAACAAGTTGTTGATTTGTTACTAAGGTAGTCACAAATGATGTGTTTaagaggttgaagatgagcaTGGAGATGAAGAACTTGAATTAAGGCGGTGTGTTGGATGAAATCCTAATAACTCAAGTGTTGTAATCGGTTAACACGATGGTGTTACCGGTTACTGTTGGAGAATAATCACTTCTGGAGCCTGAAAAAGCTGGTTTTGAGTTATTGTAACTAGCTAACCATATGCATTAACCGGTTACACTTGACATGAGATATTTTCTACCTGTCTGTGTAACCGGTTAACCATATGTATTAACCGGTTACGCGCTTGAGTTTTTGTTTTTGGTTGTTTAATGAGTTATTTTAGGTCCCCTATTGTTGTGCAACATATGTATAAATGTCTTGGAGGCATTCtagataaaaattaataaaaattgtcACTCTTACCCTAAATTACTCTCTCTAATTCTCTATTATCTCTCACTCTCTGCTTCTCCACAAGCCCTAAATCCCATTGTTCATCAATTATATGATTATATGCTCCGACATACGTGTATGTTCAAAAGATACGATAAAAGATGTACATAGTAGCCTAggcaaaaaaattgtttaaaccTCATATACTATCTAACATATACTAATATACTATCTAACATATACTAAGAGATTGACCAAACTCCCTAAATTGCCCTTCCCTTGAAAATAATTTATACTGAAAATTGAATAttttggtaactaacaaaataaccCTTCACATTTTTATCTTTTGCACCAAGTGTTCCACTTTCATTGGTCCACACACTTTCTACAATATAGTTgaattttatgattattattcattttaaatttacatgtttttaaatatattttatacaatattaaataaatttacatgttATTAGATTGTATTTTacaggtcactatcaacataatacatgttttatttatttttttaaatgttaaaattctttttattctctttctgTCTCATGGATCATTTTTTTTCCTTGTATAATTATATACtataattaagtaattcattttaaatttatttgtatttaaataattttataccatatcaattgcatgatagtataatgtattttttttaaaaattttaataacattaaaaatgtatttatctcacgagtcactaacaagacaatatttattttaatttaattaatcattattttaattcaagagacaaaatatttattttttctccatctcctaattatattatttcttctttgtatatgattatttaatataattaaatctatataattattattcatttaaaaaaaagtaaatcatttcaaattttgcatttatatataaaattttatatttgttaAGTTTGTTGAGGTTTATCGTCCTCAATAGTTGGGCCTATGTTGCGATTGTGTTCTTGACCTATCATAAACCTTTTTTGCGGATCATTGTTTTAACTTCGaacctaattttcatactactaatatcttattagtaaaaaaaatttaacggttaatttccattttatatatgcaatttgaCCAAAtttttttacttcacattttttcgtATAGTTCAAAAAATATTATACCACAAATAATACATCCGGGCGACAGCACGAGTCTGTGACTAATTCATTTATAATATGAATATTTAGTTTCTTCTTAATAAATGAGTTTATGTGCAACAAGGGGATTTGTGAATATATTTTTGCATTGATGGTCAAAGTCATTAAGTTTAATATCAAGAACATCATCTATTATAAATCATgcttgattttattatattttgcacTAAAATGTAAAATAGGGATATTAGCAAAATATAACTATCAAAGAAGATAGAACTACTACTCATTCATTTTATAACTATCAAAATAGTCGTGTACTGCACTAGCTgcttaaatatatttttcatatataGTAGATAGAGCAATTGTTCCTTGCCACCAAGAAATTGGATGCCACCAATGGTGTATTTCCTCTCAACTTCATCTTTAAACAAATTCTAGCCTCGCTATTTCAGATGGGGATGTAGCTCAGATGGTAGAGCGCTCGCTTAGCATGCGAGAGGTACGGGGATCGATACCCCGCATCtccagattttttttgttttttgtttttttctcatgTTGGAGCAATCCGTCGCTGTGTTTTCGTTCGAAATCAACGGATGAGCGGCCACCATTTACTGAAGGAAGAAGaggatttttttttcaaacctaTCACAATTAATCGATCAACATTTCTAGGGTTTGTTTGTTCTTCAACCTCTCTTCCTTCTTTTTGTGCTTTCACCTAATTCATAGTCTATCTTTTGATAACTGGGAAATGATTAttcttaatttttaatataaaactttGATAGGTTTCATATACCTGCTTATTCAAACAAATTTATCTTGAATGTTCCAAGTATGATCACATTTTGCTTATTTTTTTAGTTTCCTTGTGTACTGTTGAGCTACAACTTTTTGGGTGtaaggttttaaaaaacggtccCAGTCGCGTAAAGGCTTTCGCTATGTGGTGTTGCGACACTGAATGCGATTGTCATGGTATAGGTGTTGCGACACTGAATGTGGTTGTTGCTGTGTGAATTAattacaatttgttctttaatataaaaacggTGAATAAGGGTATAGGTATCGTTTTCGCGCCCACGGATTGCTTCTTAAAACctagaaaataaatatataagttgTTTCAAGCATAGAGTTGATGATAGAAGTTTCTATAACTTCTTTAATTTTGAAGGTAGATTGAATGCTAACAAAAAATTATTAGATTTGTTGGCTGATCTGTGAGATGATAATTTGCAAATGGTTATTGGCATTCTTATTgttttcgatttcaaaacttacatTTTCTTATTATTCCTATAGTAAGGTTAGATTACAAGCCTTAAACTTGATTATATGGGTTTGGATGGTTTAGTTGTAGATTTTTTGCAGGGAGTTGATCAAACATTGCTGAGTTTGAGGCCCGGTAAGGGGTATAAAGTATGCTTCTCTGTTGCAACATAAAAATTATGACTTGGAAGGTAATATTATTAGCCATTTCTATGTCATTGACTTGGTATTGGATCTAGATGCATGACCCTTGAATTGAACTAGATTTCTTTATGGCATATTCCTTGTTTGCTTTATACTTTTGATGGGACATAACATTGTATTGAAAATGGAAAATTCTAAATAATCTGAACATTTTATATACTATTCTTTTTGTAATTGCTACTTCTTTCTACACTGTACTACTCATTCTACACTTTTTTTGCATGTGTTTTGAAATGCAGTGTTTTGGTCTGAAATATTACAATTATTGATTAACTATTAGACAAAAGTTGTAGTTAACAGTTACTCCGCAAAATATGATGTGATGAAGGTGAAAGGGTCAATATGACGATGTCTCGAGAACCAGGGAAAGTTTTTCTATATGTACCTTCCTTTTGTTTATGATCTGAGAATGGGGATTCCATTTACAATAGTTGAGTTTGACATTCTAAAGACCATCAACGTCACTCCTTCCCAAATACACCTGAATAGTCAGGCCTTTATCAGGGGGTTCAAGATCATCTGTAGGAGTTTGGAGATCATGCATACTGTAGGTGTCTTCTTCTCCTTTTATGGCACCGAAGGGGTAGAGAAGGGAAGCTGGGTGTCTATATGCGCATTTTCCATGAAGGCTCTACTCACCTTGTATTCTTCCATTTATAAAAACTAGAAGGGCCGCTTTGTGCGGGAGGGGAACGCTCCATGGTTATGTTTGAAGAGAGCGGCGAGCACCGGGTTCCTTTGTATTGGATGAACAACCTCGTGCCGGTAAACAGTTTCAACCATGATCTTCCAAGGGAAACGGAAAAAAAAGTCATCGAGTTCCTAGAGGCGTTCTATATTACGGTTATAACTTAAGTGAAAGTAGATTGTATGCTAACAAAAAATTATTAGATTTGTTGGCTGATACCGAGATTTGTTTTTGTGAGATGATAATTTGTAAATGGTTATTGGCATTATTCTTAACGTTTTCTATTTCAAAACTTACAGTTTCGTATTATTTCTGTAGTAAGATTATATGACAAGCCTTAAACTTGATTACAAGGGTTTGGATGGTTTTGTTGTACATTTTGTACAGAGTTGATTCAACATTGCTGAGTTTGAGGCCTGGTGGCGGGATGGTATAAAGTATGCTTCTCTGTAGCAACATGAAAATAATGACTTGTAAGCAATTTCCTCTCCCGATCTTATTAAGGATcaatcctttccttttcttttacacaATTTCAGTTTCGGTTTCTCCTAAACATAGACAAGATCATTGCTATTAAGACAGCAAAAAATCCACTAACTTCACTAACACTCTTATCTGTTACTTCAGACCATGGATATGACTTCTCTGATTTGGTTGCTTCAAGAAGAATCTCCAATGGAATCTTTGGTTTTGATCTTTCCATAGGAACCGTGTAATGATAGTATTTCTCTGGGTCTGGACAATAATCCTGCAAAATTTTACCTTTGATTAGGTCACTTCAAAGTCCAAACACAACAGAATATCTTTTAATTTACAATACCTGATCAGCATGCATCTTTTTCACAAAGATTTTGAATATATCAAAATTTTGTTTCTGGAATAATTCTTCTGTCAAACGTAGGTATGTGACTCCGTACATCCTTAGTTTTGGAGGGCCCTTTTTATTAACCCCATTTGGTCTAGCGTTTAGAAGGATTTGGTTGTAACCTTCAGCGTCATACCTTGGAAGCGCATTTTCCCCAGCTACTTCAAGGTTCTCTCTCCATCCGCCACTCAGAACCTACAAGTAAATACACGATTTACAAGTAATCGAATTTAGCTATCTCAAATTCTGTTTGATTTTTCCAAGAGCATGTTAGATTAGATGTCAAGTAGGAATAGATTACCTGCTGAACAAGTTCCTGAGCACAACTTTTGGCTTCTTCTGGTTGCTCAGAATTTCTCATCTCAAGACATGTGAAATTCAAAATAGCCTTATGTCTAGAGAACATCCTTGCTATGGGACGGTATCCATCTCTATCACTTAAGTTGTAATATCCTGAAGTAAGCTCTGTAGCATGGCTGTCAGTTTTATACCACCAGTGGATTCCAGCAATCTGTTTTGCATTAAACTTTCAGCTTATTGATGTGAAAAATCGTATTGCTAGTTTAACATACGTGTACTTTTTGTTGTTCAAATAACAAAACTAAATATTTGAGAGTTTACTTTTGCTGCTAGCTTCACTTTGCAACCTAGGAATATTTTGTTGGCTTCATCCAAGATATCGTCACCATGTGTCAGCAACTTGTTGGAATACCAAGTAAGAAAAAATTTCCCTTTCTCTGTTTGATAAGTTCCCTTTGATCTGAAAAATTCTGTAGATTCAGGTGTGTCATTACATAACCCTGCATTATCTGGAAGCTCCCATTCAGGATGGCCTGCCTTCGTTGCAGCCTCTTTGAAATCCGCTTGAAGATATTTATCATAGCACTGCGAGATTTCAAATGCAAGTACATAAAATTTTAGAACTGATATGATTAGTAAATAGATATCGTCAAGTTGAAACCCTATTTGTTTTGGATTCAAATACTCAGTACTCTCCATCAACGCAATGGTGCAACAAATTTTTATGCAGAATTTTTTTTGCTGCACCGTGAGAGAGGATCTGAGTCCATTTGTTTTCAACACAATGTTAAGTGGAAATGTGCATAAATTTCTACGACAAAAAAAGTCACAAACTCACGTTAAATTCTCCGATACCAGGAAATTTCCACCCTAGACAGTCTGAGTAAGAAGGATATCTGAGTTCTCCAGCAGGGCCAAGTCCTACTTCAATATCTATCAGTAGCTCAGATTCTAAGAAATCTGCCATATTCTCTCTAAAACTCTTCATGTAGTCCCTATACATCTGAATGGGAGTTCTTCCATTAAAGAAAGGTTTATCATCCACACCAAGAGAAATACATTCCTTGTTCCGAATTCCCGTACGGTTGGTGTAAAAAATATCAGGATCTGATTCGCCGACTTCAAGAACCCATTTAGGTAATGGAATGAAAACAGAATCTCCAACATTCCCTCCACATTGATGAAACGACATTATAGCTTGTAATTTGAGTTTGCAATCCTGAACAAGTTGAAACAAGGACCTGTAACCTGACCAATCATACTGCTGAGGACCCTTTGATTCTACTATACCCCACCAGACATCAACCATAACTCCATCAACACCTGCTGCTCGTAGCTCCTTCAGCTGTTTCTCGAGTCCTGCCCTATCCGCCAAGACATTGTCATCTGTAATCACTCCTAGCTGGAATGAAGCAATAATACATTTTTGAAATCGGAGCTGTATTTTTATAGAAGGAAATTTGAAAATAGTTGAATTACTACTTACTTGGAGCATTACATATACAGGTACATAGTTTGCAAGCATTGGATTTTCGTATGTTTGAACTTTTGGTGCCTGCATTTTATGACAAAAACTGTTATGTTAGGACTATTTATATGGTGATCCCACTATTGCTTCATtcacttttttaaaattaaaataccaacaacattttcactttataagtattttttttaagtgTAATTGCCTATTGTGAATACAGAAATAGCTCATCTTTAATTTATCCATGTTTTCCATTTCACTCAAAAAACAATTGTCCACTTTCCCCTGCTTATGCTATAACCAAAAAACAATTCCTTATGAACTTTGTGCATAAATATTCCCCCTTCATATGTCTCTTTAATTgccttttttttaattgattaagcAACAAACTTAAATATCAGAAAATAGAATATGCGTCAGCGTAATCAACGaactactatatatatatatatatatatatatatatatatatatatatatatatatatatatatatatatatatatatatatatatatataaaaaccaaCGACATATATTCTGCCAAATAATAcacatatattaaaattagtttaatGACTGATGATTTTATATTAACGACACTGTAAAACTATTTCACGTATATTaaaaactataaataaataaataaagagtatatttattaaattaatcctattgtaaaatattataaatattaaattttaaatttagtcataaaattaatgaaattgtacaactaaaaagaaaaattactaatattatatgaaaaagtcaaagaaataatTTATGTTTAGGAAATATTAGTAAGTAACCTGTGGCCCTAACTTCAAAGCTAAAGTTAAAAACTTAAATATGAAATTTTGTTCcgcaaacttaaaaaaaaattaatttaatgatgacgtaaaaaaaaaattgacggTAGAAAATCGTGATCCCTCTCATAGCTCCTGAATGCGTGGACCACTCAAAATAACGCGTGGCTCGTTTCATTTCATCCTCTCTCCCTCACTCACCTCGCAACAACACCAGCAGTTACAGAGAAGAAGACGAAAACTTGAGGTCATTATAGTAAAACCAGACTCTGGTTTCAGCAACACTAAATTTCTAATAACACATAACAAGTGAAAAAATGGTTACCTCTGCAGGTTCAGCAATGGCAGCTTTGAATGCTGTCACAGACACAGAACGTTGTTTCTTGAGGGAACCACGATGTATaacatcaaatttcaaaccttgtTTTGTTCTTGAATTTGGCTTCCTTGCTCTCTCCACACGTATTCCCATTCTTCCTTGTTGAAAATACCTTTCGTGAACCTCAAACGTGTTAATCGTCATCCTCATTCTAAACACCAATTAATTGAGATTACTCCTGTTGCTGATTATATGAAGCTTAATTGGTTCAATGCATGCGATGAAATGGAGAAGGAGATTAATTAGTGTTTAATAACACTAATCACTAATGAGTgtgtttttttgtgtttgtgtattGAAGGTTGTATGGGATATTAGTATTATATATGGACCAAATTTTAGGAAGTAAAGAGAGGACAGTGTTGCTTCTTTGTTGTTGAACCAATGATCAAAGATAATAGACACAGCTTCTAGACCGTCAGTGTCCTTTTTCACTCATGTTCATTCATGTACTTTTCATTATGCCGacctctttcttttttctttttataattttctttggGCTGTGATTCTCAATTGGGCTTCACTTAATTGGACTTCTGTATCGAGTAAATTGAGAATTTATATTGTCACCCCAAGTTATACATGTCACCCCATTTTACATTATTCCTAAAATAGCTCTATACTATTTACTCAAAATTTGCAccttttcagaagaaaaaaatgattattgtcaaaatcatcaaaaagtaAATTTTCGGTACTTCTTTTTGGCCGATATtgaaatttctttattttttataaaattctagTATCCACTTatcggaaatttgaaatttccggtatttttcaTATAAccagaaattttaaatttccggTAATTTTATGAACCGAAGTCACATCGAAAAATT of the Vicia villosa cultivar HV-30 ecotype Madison, WI unplaced genomic scaffold, Vvil1.0 ctg.001555F_1_1, whole genome shotgun sequence genome contains:
- the LOC131635815 gene encoding beta-amylase-like, producing the protein MRMTINTFEVHERYFQQGRMGIRVERARKPNSRTKQGLKFDVIHRGSLKKQRSVSVTAFKAAIAEPAEAPKVQTYENPMLANYVPVYVMLQLGVITDDNVLADRAGLEKQLKELRAAGVDGVMVDVWWGIVESKGPQQYDWSGYRSLFQLVQDCKLKLQAIMSFHQCGGNVGDSVFIPLPKWVLEVGESDPDIFYTNRTGIRNKECISLGVDDKPFFNGRTPIQMYRDYMKSFRENMADFLESELLIDIEVGLGPAGELRYPSYSDCLGWKFPGIGEFNCYDKYLQADFKEAATKAGHPEWELPDNAGLCNDTPESTEFFRSKGTYQTEKGKFFLTWYSNKLLTHGDDILDEANKIFLGCKVKLAAKIAGIHWWYKTDSHATELTSGYYNLSDRDGYRPIARMFSRHKAILNFTCLEMRNSEQPEEAKSCAQELVQQVLSGGWRENLEVAGENALPRYDAEGYNQILLNARPNGVNKKGPPKLRMYGVTYLRLTEELFQKQNFDIFKIFVKKMHADQDYCPDPEKYYHYTVPMERSKPKIPLEILLEATKSEKSYPWSEVTDKSVSEVSGFFAVLIAMILSMFRRNRN